Sequence from the Planctomycetota bacterium genome:
GACGGCGACTATTCCGTCACGTTCCCAGACGGGCTGAACTCGATCTCAAACGGATTCGACATCAAGTACAACACCCTTGTCGGGCCGGGCGACGGCTCGACGATGGTCCGCTTCGTCGGCGTTGCGGATCGCGTGACGGTGAACAACCGCCCGCGCGTCGACAACCTCGAGATGCTCCGTCAGGCCAACAGCACGAGCTTTGCGGTCGACGGGTTCGACGTGTGGGTGAAGTTCTTTAGCTCGTCCAACGAGGTCGATTTCGTCCCCGGCACGAACGCTCCGATCGCCGTTGACGACAGCCAGCAGACCGACGAGTCGACGTCGGTTGTCATCCCGGTGCTAAGCAACGACTCGGGCATCGGCATCCAGATCGCTGCCTCGGCCGGCAGTGTCGTTGCGGACTATCGCGACGATTTCGACGACGACGGCTTCCCCGCGAATTGGCAGTACCTCTGGAACGGCAGCAGCAGCTTTGGCAACCCGTCAGGCTACTCAGCCATGAGCTGGGACGCGTGGCGCTACAAGTCGCCGGCAAGCAACTTCCCCTATCTAACGCCCACCGCCGCCCATCCGGGCGACTCGGCAGGCGAGAACAACGCGCCGACCGACCGATTCGCCATCGCGGCCTACACGGTCGACGTCACCGGCAACTACGCGATCGCCAACAGCTTCATCAACCGAAGCGGCACCTTCGGCGATGGCGTCGAGGTGGCGATCCACACGACCAACAGTCCGGTCCAGCAGGTCGCAAGCGTCGGGGCAGCCAGCAGCGGCACCTTCGACACGTCGCTCGGATTCCTCCCGGCTGGCACGACTATCTACGTGGGCGTCGGCTCGGACGGTCCGGGCGAAGGCTCTGGCAAGGCGAACGACGGCGTGAGCTGGGACTTCTCAATCGTCCGTGAGCAGAGCACCACATCGACCAACGGCGCGACGCTGACCACCGTCGGCTCGACCATCGTCTACGTCCCGGGCAACCTCTTCGAAGGCCTCAACGCCGGCGAGCAGATCGTCGACACCTTCAGCTACACGATCTCCGACATCAACGGCCAGACCGACTCGGCGACCGTTTCGGTCGTGGTCAACGGCGTCGGCACGGTCACTCCGCTGGTGCGAATCGAGGACGTGGCCGTCGCATCGACCGCGTGGACGCCCGACTTCATGGCGCAGCTCGAAAGCGAGTCGCTCGGCGTCGGCGGATACGAAGTGTCGACCGGCACGACGCAGGGCGTCCCGCTCCGCTGGGGCAACGTCGATCAGGTGTCGCTGCGGTTCAGCGACGACCTCATCGTCGGAGCAAACGACGTGGTACTCGTCGGCAGCCAGACGGGTGTCGTCGGTGTCGAGTCGTTTGCGTTCGATGCCGACAGCCACGTCGCGACGTGGACGTTCGCAGACTCGCTCGCGGCCGATCAGTACACGATGAACCTCGTCACTGCGGTCGACACGCAGGGTCGTTTCATCGACGGCGAGTGGCTCAATGGCGTGAGCACGGCAAGCGGAGATGGCCTCGAAGGCGGACTCTTCTCGTTCGCGTTCAATGTCCTTCCGGGCGACTCCAACGGTGATGGCGAGGTCAACCTTGCCGACTTCGGTGCGCTGCGATCGGTCTTTGGCACGCAGAACTTCGCAGCCGACTTCGATGGCGACACGTTCGTCACGCTTGCCGACTTCGGAATCCTGCGGACGTACTTCGGCCAGTCCCTGTCGAGCCTCGACGACTCGCTGTTCGCATGAGGCGAACGCGCAGGATCAGCGTGCCCTCGGCGCCCGGCTTTCGATCACGACGCGTGTGACGCCCACCCGTTCGCCGTCGCAATCGATGAACGCCTCGAATCGCGCCGGTCCCAGTGGCAGCGTGACATTGCGAATCGTCTGACAGCCGAGCCGCGATGGGATCCGCCGCGTGAATGACCAGTCACCGCAGGCCAGGTGCAGTGTCGCGCGATCTTTGACGAACTCAGGGTGCGTGATGTCGATTTGAAACGGACCGCCGTCGCAGACGTCGACCGGCCACCAGCCAGGGTTATCGTGGCTCCAGCCTTCGCGGCCCTCTTCGTACGGACGCCAGTCCTGCCAGGTCAGATCGACACGCGGCTGCGACGGACGCCCAAGCGAAGCCGGCACCGGCTCGAACAGCGACGGGTGACGTGCCGGATCGACCTCGTCGAAAAACGTCTCGTAGACGACGCGAAGCCGCTCGGTCAGATCGGGATGATCGCTTGAAACCTCGTGTGTCTCGTCCGGCAGCACGTAGAGCTCATCGGCCTTTTCTTCGTGCGGCCGGGTCAGCTTGAAGCCGCCCTGCACGACCGCGTAGTTGCGATATCGAACAGGCCTTTCGCCGCGATGCCACTGGAGCACCAGCGACCGGTCAGCGTCTGCGGGTTTGAAGAGGTCCGCTCCATCAAGTGCCAGCCGCTCGGTCGACGCCCCGGCCAACCGGGCGAATGTCGGCAGCCAATCCATCGGGCCGCACACACGCTCGTCGTCACCGGCTGTCAGACCGGCCGGCCACTGCGCGATGCACGGCACGCGGACGCCGCCCTCGTAGACCGTGCTCTTGATTCCGAGAAGTCCGGCATTGAATCGAGGCTCACCGTCCATCCACGACGACCCACACTGGCCGTGGTCCGACGTGAACAAAACCAACGTGTCGTTCTCCAGCCCAAGCTCACGAATCGTCGAAACCAACCGCCCGACGGCAGCGTCGATGTTCTCGACCATCGCGTAAACCCGCGACGTCGATTCGTTGAGCCCCGCCGCCCGGTACCGGTCCGCCCAGTCGTCCGGAACCTCCAGCGGTGAGTGCGGGCAATTCGGTGCGACGTAGGCGAACCAGGGGCCGTCCTTTTGCTCACGAATCCAGTCGCTCGCGGCGTCAGCGAAGACGTCAGTGCAATAGCCCTCGTGCCGGACGAGCTCGCCATTGAGGTCGAGCACCGGATCGAGATAGCGATTGCCTGGAACGTCACCGGGCTGGCCAATCCCACCGCCGCGATGCCAGAGGACGTGATCGAACCCGCGATCCTGCGGCCGCGACGGATGGCAATCGCCCAGGTGCCACTTGCCGAACAGGCCGGTCGCGTACCCGGCGTCCCGCAGTATCTCAGCGAGCGTGGTCTCGTCGGTCCGCAGTGTGGAGCGGCCGAGGTACGTGTCGATGGCTCCGGTCCGCAGATGGTGACGCCCGGTCATCAGGCTCGCACGGGCCGGCGTGCAGAGCGGGCCCGATCGATAGCCCGTGTAGCGTCGGCCACGCTCGAAGAGCGCATCGAGGTTCGGCGTCCTCGTGTGCGGATTGCCGAAACACGCCAGATCTCCCAGCGCAAGATCGTCGCAGATGACGGTGAGGATGTTCGGTCGATTCGCCAAGCTTTTGTTGTAAAGTAGCCGACCCCACTCCCACCACAACCAGCCCACCTCTCAGCCAGACATGCGCGCAGCCACCCTCCTCGAAGACAAGACTTTCCAGATCGCCGACGTCACGCCGCCCGGGCCAAAGGCGGGACAGGTCCAGGTCGAAGTCGCATGGTGCGGCATCTGCGGCACGGACATGCACATCTTCCACGGCAGCATGGACAAGCGGGTCCCGTTCCCGATGGTCATCGGCCACGAGGCCAGCGCGGTGGTGTCGGCTCTTGGCGAAGGCGTCGACAACGTTGCCGTCGGAGATCCCGTCGTGGTCCGGCCGCTCGACGTGCAAGGCGAGTGCACGGCGACCAAGCGTGGCTTCAGCCACATCAGCAGCAAGATGAAATTCATCGGCATCGACTCGCCCGGCGCATTTCAGAGCCACTGGAACGTGCCGGCCGAGCTGTTGCACAAGCTGCCTGCAGGAATGGACCTGAAGGTGGCCGCGTTCGTCGAGCCGCTCGCTGTGGCGTGTCACGACGTGCGGATGGCCAAGCTGGAAGCCGGCGAGCGTGCGGTGGTCATGGGCGGCGGGCCGATCGGGATGCTGATCGCGATGGTGGCCAAGGCACATGGGGCGTCGGTGCTGCTTTCGGAGGTCAACCCAGCCCGACTAAAGCTGGCCGAGTCGTTCGGCTTCTCCACCGTGAACCCGGCCGAGGCGGACGTCGAGGCGGCGGTGAAAGACTTCACCGGCGGCGACGGCGCTGAGGTGGTGTTCGAGGTGTCGGGCGCGGCGGCGCCGATCGAGATGATGACCAAGCTTGCCGGGGTCCGCGGCCGCGTGGTGGTTGTGGCGATCGTGCCCAAGCCCGCAGCAGTCGACCTGTTCCAGGTCTTCTGGAAAGAGCTGCAGATCATCGGCACGCGGGTCTACGAGCCCGAGGACTACGACCGTGCGATCGCCATGCTCGCCGACGGGCAGATCGATGCCGGCAAGCTCATCACCGGCGAATACGAACTCGGGCAGATCGGCGAGGCGTTCGAGTCCCTCGGCTCGTCGCCAGAGCACATGAAGGTGCTGATCGACTGCCAGAAGTGAACCCGCAGCACGGTTGTTCAACCAGCACTCTCCCCGAAACACGAAAGAAAGAAGCCTCCCGTATGAGCGTCCTCAACACCTTCGATTTGTCAGGAAAAACGGCATTGGTCACCGGTTGCAAGCGTGGCATCGGCCGAGCGATGGCCGTCGCTCTGGCGGAAGCCGGTGCGGACATCGTCGGTGTCAGC
This genomic interval carries:
- a CDS encoding alcohol dehydrogenase catalytic domain-containing protein — its product is MRAATLLEDKTFQIADVTPPGPKAGQVQVEVAWCGICGTDMHIFHGSMDKRVPFPMVIGHEASAVVSALGEGVDNVAVGDPVVVRPLDVQGECTATKRGFSHISSKMKFIGIDSPGAFQSHWNVPAELLHKLPAGMDLKVAAFVEPLAVACHDVRMAKLEAGERAVVMGGGPIGMLIAMVAKAHGASVLLSEVNPARLKLAESFGFSTVNPAEADVEAAVKDFTGGDGAEVVFEVSGAAAPIEMMTKLAGVRGRVVVVAIVPKPAAVDLFQVFWKELQIIGTRVYEPEDYDRAIAMLADGQIDAGKLITGEYELGQIGEAFESLGSSPEHMKVLIDCQK
- a CDS encoding arylsulfatase; translation: MANRPNILTVICDDLALGDLACFGNPHTRTPNLDALFERGRRYTGYRSGPLCTPARASLMTGRHHLRTGAIDTYLGRSTLRTDETTLAEILRDAGYATGLFGKWHLGDCHPSRPQDRGFDHVLWHRGGGIGQPGDVPGNRYLDPVLDLNGELVRHEGYCTDVFADAASDWIREQKDGPWFAYVAPNCPHSPLEVPDDWADRYRAAGLNESTSRVYAMVENIDAAVGRLVSTIRELGLENDTLVLFTSDHGQCGSSWMDGEPRFNAGLLGIKSTVYEGGVRVPCIAQWPAGLTAGDDERVCGPMDWLPTFARLAGASTERLALDGADLFKPADADRSLVLQWHRGERPVRYRNYAVVQGGFKLTRPHEEKADELYVLPDETHEVSSDHPDLTERLRVVYETFFDEVDPARHPSLFEPVPASLGRPSQPRVDLTWQDWRPYEEGREGWSHDNPGWWPVDVCDGGPFQIDITHPEFVKDRATLHLACGDWSFTRRIPSRLGCQTIRNVTLPLGPARFEAFIDCDGERVGVTRVVIESRAPRAR